GCCTGGTCCGAGAACGACGCGCGATGCCAGCATGTCTTTTTTGCCGGAGCCGATAGACTCGCGGTTGTCGTCGTCGAGCGCGGCAATAGCCAGTGCCTGCGCCTCGAAATCGTTGATGACGATGACATCCTTCAGGCCGAGTTTGGCCAGCATATCTTTCGGCTTAACGACCCAATGGCAGTTGGTCAGCGGAATTTCGTCGCCTTCGATGGGGCCGGCGATCGCAAGTATGGTCGACACGGGCTGAAGCGAGGTCTTGTCCAGAACCGCCTGCTGGATGGCGTCGTCAATTGTCGGATATTCCGCTGTTTTCACGGTGGTGAGGTGCACCGGTTCCGCAAAGGAATCGATCAGAATGGAAAAGCGGGCATTGGTGCCGCCGATGTCGCCAAGAAGGATCGGAAAGGAAAGATATTCGGTATCGGACGTCTTCGGCATTACCTGTTCCATGTTGGCGCGTCATTCGGCGAGGTTGAAGTCGATCAGGTTTTCTGCGGTGGCGCGATTGAGCGCCATGGGAATGTCGTAAACCGTGGCAAGCCGCGTCAGCGCCTTCACATCCACATCATGCGGCATCGCCGTCAGCGGGTCGGTGAAAAAGATAAGCATATCGACCTCACCGGTGGCGATCATCGCACCGATCTGCTGGTCGCCGCCAAGCGGGCCGCTTTTGAGGCGAATGACGCTGAGGCCGGGGCATGCTTCCTGAACGCGCCCGCCGGTGGTGCCGGTGGCGACGATCTTGAAGCCGGAAAGCGCCTTTTGGTGATGACGCGCAAAATCCGCCATATCGTCTTTTTTCTCGTCGTGAGCGATGAGTGCGATACAGCGTTGTTCTGCCATGTCCCCAGCCTGTTCCCGTAAAGAATTAAATCGATTTGAAGCCTTCTATAACAGCTTGTCCCCATTTGAAAAGGGAAGCTGTTTAATGCCGCATTTCTGTTTCAGTTCAATGTCGGGCGC
This region of Agrobacterium tumefaciens genomic DNA includes:
- a CDS encoding methylglyoxal synthase encodes the protein MAEQRCIALIAHDEKKDDMADFARHHQKALSGFKIVATGTTGGRVQEACPGLSVIRLKSGPLGGDQQIGAMIATGEVDMLIFFTDPLTAMPHDVDVKALTRLATVYDIPMALNRATAENLIDFNLAE